The following proteins are encoded in a genomic region of Drosophila miranda strain MSH22 chromosome 4, D.miranda_PacBio2.1, whole genome shotgun sequence:
- the LOC108161273 gene encoding probable G-protein coupled receptor 158 isoform X1: MHLCADCTYKHTYINHLFKNERASVPQFRCTPAEAATPTTNIPPNSENNAKDKQNKLKFKSNISDMEMCIEKKAKKSKKSKNETAESSMQEQQQQRQQESNKDNNYQKKCHQNQTKTQGRQTHKSKSNNSKSSIKSSSDCSSNNNCNNNNNQRDRDHLKKQQQNQRTTKPTTKATSTNGRSDANRSSAVSSSIIIKSSKVNASGNVSSYTTNNNSSNNNNNSNCCTQLNTLYLLLVLLIVGLAHHSATASPYESRRDALLAYYKRAHLQQQSVARGAVAVATYEGGPSQSQEEYHLHDASAVDFDELTPTVSVVSALTRAERLRKRSPLPTTLSTASTTTTASEAAAITTAESAAEASSSSSSSNSKKPEEKCDPKVLEMVPDEPFYDFTDIAEDAARQFIEFLSNKFPNANTPIAIDEPTRAEVSRRANSIASYALNEDENLLAFAIAAPSIHTVVVKFRDNVTIPPDQVHNKAFLGSYWRELGAAWNSSDGTQEWGAPFRDCNLLTRRWLWPFRISFTEHRIKIVAAAFIAADEDVCNDGLEEVFGRRHGCDRNTTFCLLTENKPAATRDVYTCLCRESFYLPNSTLQGFRGDLVELSEGYDNYSCIPCPGGCTNCDQHGVCLNFQEEEALNMDACLRLLVAIVLGACILCCVVLGVIVFRQRKSKAIASGMWTVLETILLGIVLLYASVAVHFFPASTERCLLEPWLRELGFITCYGAIILKLYRHLVDFRTRKAHRWVLRDVDLLKYLGAMVFAVVCYMSAFTASSLDLLESAQLESLREASTNTCHPLKWELVTQASEILILCFGLHLSIASRNANTQFRERQFLVTALTLEFLVSSSFYFLRFVYLPEMSPSAILLALFVRSQLTNSFALGLIFVPKLWYQHKQVRSLAYDLSIRLPVDAFKGAAHDAGQRLGGGYAGLCLGDPDIGELTISEMSPEDIRAELKRLYTQLEILKNKTLRQDNPHISKRRGGRKAGHRRFSLQKKGSKDKALSAKHRSNKHHQDIEITEAEPSRTPEDSVCSGEGPTDTYAEISGVSHSMLSHSMVSHSIVSHSK; the protein is encoded by the exons ATGCACTTATGTGCCGACTGTACttacaaacatacatacataaatcaTTTATTTAAAA ATGAGCGCGCTTCTGTGCCACAATTTCGTTGTACACCTGCAGAAGCTGCCACGCCCACGACGAACATCCCCCCAAACTCCGAGAACAACGCGaaagacaaacaaaacaaactcAAATTCAAAAGCAACATCAGTGATATGGAAATGTGCATAGAGAAAAAGGCAAAAAAGTCGAAAAAGTCAAAAAATGAAACAGCTGAGAGTTCAatgcaggagcagcagcagcagcgacagcaggAAAGCAACAAAGACAACAATTATCAAAAGAAATGCCACCAAAATCAAACGAAAACTCAAGGAAGGCAAACACATaagagcaaaagcaacaacagcaaaagcagcatcaaaagcagcagcgactgcagcagcaacaacaactgcaacaacaacaacaaccaaagAGATCGAGACCACCtgaaaaagcaacaacaaaaccaaCGAACAACAAAACCTACAACAAAAGCCACATCAACAAACGGCAGAAGCGACGCCAACAGGAGCAGCGccgtcagcagcagcatcatcatcaaaaGCAGCAAAGTCAACGCCAGCGGCAACGTCAGCAGCTacaccaccaacaacaacagcagcaacaacaacaacaacagcaattgCTGCACACAATTAAACACGCTCTATTTGCTGCTGGTGCTCTTAATAGTTGGCCTCGCCCACCACTCAGCCACTGCCTCCCCTTACGAGAGCAGGCGTGATGCTCTTTTGGCCTACTATAAACGCGCACACCTTCAGCAGCAGAGTGTCGCCCGCGgggctgtcgctgtcgctacCTACGAGGGGGGACCGTCACAGTCCCAGGAGGAGTACCATTTACACGATGCCTCCGCTGTGGATTTTGATGAGCTAACGCCCACAGTCAGCGTTGTCTCTGCTCTGACTCGGGCAGAGCGTTTGCGTAAGCGAAGCCCCCTTCCAACAACGCTATCAACTGCCagcacaacaacaactgcttcggaagcagcagcaataacaACAGCAGAGTCCGCAGCGGAAgcatccagcagcagcagcagcagcaacagcaaaaagcCAGAAGAGAAATGCGATCCAAAAGTATTGGAAATGGTGCCCGATGAGCCG TTTTACGACTTCACCGACATTGCCGAGGATGCTGCACGCCAGTTTATTGAATTTCTATCGAATAAATTCCCAAATGCCAACACTCCGATTGCCATCGATGAGCCGACACGTGCGGAGGTGAGCCGTCGGGCCAACAGTATCGCCAGTTATGCCCTAAACGAGGACGAGAACCTACTGGCCTTTGCCATCGCCGCGCCGAGCATACACACGGTTGTCGTTAAATTCAGGGATAATGTCACG ATACCACCGGATCAGGTGCATAATAAGGCGTTTTTGGGCTCTTACTGGCGGGAATTGGG TGCCGCCTGGAACAGCAGCGACGGTACCCAGGAGTGGGGCGCCCCTTTTCGCGACTGCAACCTGTTGACGCGCCGCTGGCTGTGGCCCTTTCGCATATCATTCACAGAGCATAGAATCAA AATTGTGGCAGCTGCCTTTATTGCCGCCGATGAAGATGTGTGCAACGATGGGCTGGAGGAGGTGTTTGGCCGTCGTCACGG GTGTGATCGAAATACTACATTCTGCCTTCTCACGGAGAACAAACCGGCGGCCACGAGGGATGTGTACACGTGTCTCTGTCGGGAGTCCTTCTATTTGCCAAACTCGACGCTGCAGGGCTTCCGCGGCGATTTAGTGGAACTGTCCGAGGGCTACGACAACTACTCGTGCATACCGTGTCCGGGCGGTTGCACAAACTGCGATCAGCATGGGGTGTGCCTCAACTttcaggaggaggaggccctCAATATGGATGCCTGTCTGCGTCTGCTTGTGGCCATTGTCCTGGGCGCCTGTATCCTGTGCTGTGTGGTCCTGGGTGTGATTGTTTTCAGACAGAGGAAGAGCAAG GCCATTGCCTCGGGCATGTGGACTGTGCTGGAGACGATACTGCTGGGAATTGTTTTACTTTATGCATCT GTTGCCGTCCATTTCTTTCCCGCCTCCACCGAGCGCTGCCTGCTGGAGCCCTGGCTGCGGGAACTGGGATTCATCACCTGCTACGGCGCCATCATACTGAAGCTGTACCGCCACCTGGTAGATTTTCGGACACGGAAGGCCCATCGCTGGGTGCTGCGGGACGTGGATCTGCTCAAATATCTGGGCGCCATGGTGTTCGCGGTGGTGTGCTACATGTCCGCCTTCACGGCCTCGTCGCTGGATCTGCTGGAGAGCGCCCAGCTGGAGAGTCTACGCGAGGCGAGCACCAACACCTGCCATCCGCTCAAGTGGGAGCTGGTGACGCAGGCCAGCGAAATACTCATCCTGTGCTTCGGCCTGCACCTCTCCATAGCCAGTCGCAATGCCAACACTCAGTTCCGG GAACGACAATTTCTGGTGACCGCCCTCACGCTCGAGTTCCTTGTCTCGTCCAGCTTCTACTTTCTGCGCTTTGTCTACCTACCGGAAATGAGTCCCAGCGCCATACTGCTGGCCCTCTTCGTGCGCTCCCAGCTGACAAACAGCTTTGCCCTGGGTCTGATATTTGTGCCAAAATTGTGGTATCAGCACAAGCAG GTTCGTTCGCTAGCGTATGATCTATCAATACGTTTACCTGTGGATGCTTTCAAGGGTGCTGCACACGATGCCGGTCAGCGTTTGGGCGGTGGCTATGCGGGCCTTTGCCTTGGTGACCCCGACATCGGTGAACTGACCATATCCGAAATGAGTCCCGAGGATATACGTGCTGAACTCAAAAG ACTGTATACACAACTTGAGATACTGAAGAACAAGACCTTGAGACAGGACAATCCGCACATCAGCAAACGACGCGGTGGACGCAAGGCGGGTCATCGTCGATTCTCATTGCAG AAAAAGGGCAGCAAGGATAAG GCTCTAAGTGCCAAACACCGCAGCAACAAGCATCATCAGGACATCGAGATCACCGAGGCGGAACCATCCCGTACACCTGAAGACTCCGTATGCAGTGGCGAGGGACCGACGGATACCTATGCGGAAATATCGGGCGTATCGCATTCAATGCTCTCCCATTCGATGGTCTCGCACTCAATTGTCTCTCACTCGAAGTAA
- the LOC108161273 gene encoding uncharacterized protein LOC108161273 isoform X2, whose amino-acid sequence MHLCADCTYKHTYINHLFKNERASVPQFRCTPAEAATPTTNIPPNSENNAKDKQNKLKFKSNISDMEMCIEKKAKKSKKSKNETAESSMQEQQQQRQQESNKDNNYQKKCHQNQTKTQGRQTHKSKSNNSKSSIKSSSDCSSNNNCNNNNNQRDRDHLKKQQQNQRTTKPTTKATSTNGRSDANRSSAVSSSIIIKSSKVNASGNVSSYTTNNNSSNNNNNSNCCTQLNTLYLLLVLLIVGLAHHSATASPYESRRDALLAYYKRAHLQQQSVARGAVAVATYEGGPSQSQEEYHLHDASAVDFDELTPTVSVVSALTRAERLRKRSPLPTTLSTASTTTTASEAAAITTAESAAEASSSSSSSNSKKPEEKCDPKVLEMVPDEPFYDFTDIAEDAARQFIEFLSNKFPNANTPIAIDEPTRAEVSRRANSIASYALNEDENLLAFAIAAPSIHTVVVKFRDNVTIPPDQVHNKAFLGSYWRELGAAWNSSDGTQEWGAPFRDCNLLTRRWLWPFRISFTEHRIKIVAAAFIAADEDVCNDGLEEVFGRRHGCDRNTTFCLLTENKPAATRDVYTCLCRESFYLPNSTLQGFRGDLVELSEGYDNYSCIPCPGGCTNCDQHGVCLNFQEEEALNMDACLRLLVAIVLGACILCCVVLGVIVFRQRKSKAIASGMWTVLETILLGIVLLYASVAVHFFPASTERCLLEPWLRELGFITCYGAIILKLYRHLVDFRTRKAHRWVLRDVDLLKYLGAMVFAVVCYMSAFTASSLDLLESAQLESLREASTNTCHPLKWELVTQASEILILCFGLHLSIASRNANTQFRERQFLVTALTLEFLVSSSFYFLRFVYLPEMSPSAILLALFVRSQLTNSFALGLIFVPKLWYQHKQVRSLAYDLSIRLPVDAFKGAAHDAGQRLGGGYAGLCLGDPDIGELTISEMSPEDIRAELKRLYTQLEILKNKTLRQDNPHISKRRGGRKAGHRRFSLQALSAKHRSNKHHQDIEITEAEPSRTPEDSVCSGEGPTDTYAEISGVSHSMLSHSMVSHSIVSHSK is encoded by the exons ATGCACTTATGTGCCGACTGTACttacaaacatacatacataaatcaTTTATTTAAAA ATGAGCGCGCTTCTGTGCCACAATTTCGTTGTACACCTGCAGAAGCTGCCACGCCCACGACGAACATCCCCCCAAACTCCGAGAACAACGCGaaagacaaacaaaacaaactcAAATTCAAAAGCAACATCAGTGATATGGAAATGTGCATAGAGAAAAAGGCAAAAAAGTCGAAAAAGTCAAAAAATGAAACAGCTGAGAGTTCAatgcaggagcagcagcagcagcgacagcaggAAAGCAACAAAGACAACAATTATCAAAAGAAATGCCACCAAAATCAAACGAAAACTCAAGGAAGGCAAACACATaagagcaaaagcaacaacagcaaaagcagcatcaaaagcagcagcgactgcagcagcaacaacaactgcaacaacaacaacaaccaaagAGATCGAGACCACCtgaaaaagcaacaacaaaaccaaCGAACAACAAAACCTACAACAAAAGCCACATCAACAAACGGCAGAAGCGACGCCAACAGGAGCAGCGccgtcagcagcagcatcatcatcaaaaGCAGCAAAGTCAACGCCAGCGGCAACGTCAGCAGCTacaccaccaacaacaacagcagcaacaacaacaacaacagcaattgCTGCACACAATTAAACACGCTCTATTTGCTGCTGGTGCTCTTAATAGTTGGCCTCGCCCACCACTCAGCCACTGCCTCCCCTTACGAGAGCAGGCGTGATGCTCTTTTGGCCTACTATAAACGCGCACACCTTCAGCAGCAGAGTGTCGCCCGCGgggctgtcgctgtcgctacCTACGAGGGGGGACCGTCACAGTCCCAGGAGGAGTACCATTTACACGATGCCTCCGCTGTGGATTTTGATGAGCTAACGCCCACAGTCAGCGTTGTCTCTGCTCTGACTCGGGCAGAGCGTTTGCGTAAGCGAAGCCCCCTTCCAACAACGCTATCAACTGCCagcacaacaacaactgcttcggaagcagcagcaataacaACAGCAGAGTCCGCAGCGGAAgcatccagcagcagcagcagcagcaacagcaaaaagcCAGAAGAGAAATGCGATCCAAAAGTATTGGAAATGGTGCCCGATGAGCCG TTTTACGACTTCACCGACATTGCCGAGGATGCTGCACGCCAGTTTATTGAATTTCTATCGAATAAATTCCCAAATGCCAACACTCCGATTGCCATCGATGAGCCGACACGTGCGGAGGTGAGCCGTCGGGCCAACAGTATCGCCAGTTATGCCCTAAACGAGGACGAGAACCTACTGGCCTTTGCCATCGCCGCGCCGAGCATACACACGGTTGTCGTTAAATTCAGGGATAATGTCACG ATACCACCGGATCAGGTGCATAATAAGGCGTTTTTGGGCTCTTACTGGCGGGAATTGGG TGCCGCCTGGAACAGCAGCGACGGTACCCAGGAGTGGGGCGCCCCTTTTCGCGACTGCAACCTGTTGACGCGCCGCTGGCTGTGGCCCTTTCGCATATCATTCACAGAGCATAGAATCAA AATTGTGGCAGCTGCCTTTATTGCCGCCGATGAAGATGTGTGCAACGATGGGCTGGAGGAGGTGTTTGGCCGTCGTCACGG GTGTGATCGAAATACTACATTCTGCCTTCTCACGGAGAACAAACCGGCGGCCACGAGGGATGTGTACACGTGTCTCTGTCGGGAGTCCTTCTATTTGCCAAACTCGACGCTGCAGGGCTTCCGCGGCGATTTAGTGGAACTGTCCGAGGGCTACGACAACTACTCGTGCATACCGTGTCCGGGCGGTTGCACAAACTGCGATCAGCATGGGGTGTGCCTCAACTttcaggaggaggaggccctCAATATGGATGCCTGTCTGCGTCTGCTTGTGGCCATTGTCCTGGGCGCCTGTATCCTGTGCTGTGTGGTCCTGGGTGTGATTGTTTTCAGACAGAGGAAGAGCAAG GCCATTGCCTCGGGCATGTGGACTGTGCTGGAGACGATACTGCTGGGAATTGTTTTACTTTATGCATCT GTTGCCGTCCATTTCTTTCCCGCCTCCACCGAGCGCTGCCTGCTGGAGCCCTGGCTGCGGGAACTGGGATTCATCACCTGCTACGGCGCCATCATACTGAAGCTGTACCGCCACCTGGTAGATTTTCGGACACGGAAGGCCCATCGCTGGGTGCTGCGGGACGTGGATCTGCTCAAATATCTGGGCGCCATGGTGTTCGCGGTGGTGTGCTACATGTCCGCCTTCACGGCCTCGTCGCTGGATCTGCTGGAGAGCGCCCAGCTGGAGAGTCTACGCGAGGCGAGCACCAACACCTGCCATCCGCTCAAGTGGGAGCTGGTGACGCAGGCCAGCGAAATACTCATCCTGTGCTTCGGCCTGCACCTCTCCATAGCCAGTCGCAATGCCAACACTCAGTTCCGG GAACGACAATTTCTGGTGACCGCCCTCACGCTCGAGTTCCTTGTCTCGTCCAGCTTCTACTTTCTGCGCTTTGTCTACCTACCGGAAATGAGTCCCAGCGCCATACTGCTGGCCCTCTTCGTGCGCTCCCAGCTGACAAACAGCTTTGCCCTGGGTCTGATATTTGTGCCAAAATTGTGGTATCAGCACAAGCAG GTTCGTTCGCTAGCGTATGATCTATCAATACGTTTACCTGTGGATGCTTTCAAGGGTGCTGCACACGATGCCGGTCAGCGTTTGGGCGGTGGCTATGCGGGCCTTTGCCTTGGTGACCCCGACATCGGTGAACTGACCATATCCGAAATGAGTCCCGAGGATATACGTGCTGAACTCAAAAG ACTGTATACACAACTTGAGATACTGAAGAACAAGACCTTGAGACAGGACAATCCGCACATCAGCAAACGACGCGGTGGACGCAAGGCGGGTCATCGTCGATTCTCATTGCAG GCTCTAAGTGCCAAACACCGCAGCAACAAGCATCATCAGGACATCGAGATCACCGAGGCGGAACCATCCCGTACACCTGAAGACTCCGTATGCAGTGGCGAGGGACCGACGGATACCTATGCGGAAATATCGGGCGTATCGCATTCAATGCTCTCCCATTCGATGGTCTCGCACTCAATTGTCTCTCACTCGAAGTAA
- the LOC108161273 gene encoding uncharacterized protein LOC108161273 isoform X7: MHLCADCTYKHTYINHLFKNERASVPQFRCTPAEAATPTTNIPPNSENNAKDKQNKLKFKSNISDMEMCIEKKAKKSKKSKNETAESSMQEQQQQRQQESNKDNNYQKKCHQNQTKTQGRQTHKSKSNNSKSSIKSSSDCSSNNNCNNNNNQRDRDHLKKQQQNQRTTKPTTKATSTNGRSDANRSSAVSSSIIIKSSKVNASGNVSSYTTNNNSSNNNNNSNCCTQLNTLYLLLVLLIVGLAHHSATASPYESRRDALLAYYKRAHLQQQSVARGAVAVATYEGGPSQSQEEYHLHDASAVDFDELTPTVSVVSALTRAERLRKRSPLPTTLSTASTTTTASEAAAITTAESAAEASSSSSSSNSKKPEEKCDPKVLEMVPDEPFYDFTDIAEDAARQFIEFLSNKFPNANTPIAIDEPTRAEVSRRANSIASYALNEDENLLAFAIAAPSIHTVVVKFRDNVTIPPDQVHNKAFLGSYWRELGAAWNSSDGTQEWGAPFRDCNLLTRRWLWPFRISFTEHRIKIVAAAFIAADEDVCNDGLEEVFGRRHGCDRNTTFCLLTENKPAATRDVYTCLCRESFYLPNSTLQGFRGDLVELSEGYDNYSCIPCPGGCTNCDQHGVCLNFQEEEALNMDACLRLLVAIVLGACILCCVVLGVIVFRQRKSKAIASGMWTVLETILLGIVLLYASVAVHFFPASTERCLLEPWLRELGFITCYGAIILKLYRHLVDFRTRKAHRWVLRDVDLLKYLGAMVFAVVCYMSAFTASSLDLLESAQLESLREASTNTCHPLKWELVTQASEILILCFGLHLSIASRNANTQFRERQFLVTALTLEFLVSSSFYFLRFVYLPEMSPSAILLALFVRSQLTNSFALGLIFVPKLWYQHKQQNIRQNHNQ, translated from the exons ATGCACTTATGTGCCGACTGTACttacaaacatacatacataaatcaTTTATTTAAAA ATGAGCGCGCTTCTGTGCCACAATTTCGTTGTACACCTGCAGAAGCTGCCACGCCCACGACGAACATCCCCCCAAACTCCGAGAACAACGCGaaagacaaacaaaacaaactcAAATTCAAAAGCAACATCAGTGATATGGAAATGTGCATAGAGAAAAAGGCAAAAAAGTCGAAAAAGTCAAAAAATGAAACAGCTGAGAGTTCAatgcaggagcagcagcagcagcgacagcaggAAAGCAACAAAGACAACAATTATCAAAAGAAATGCCACCAAAATCAAACGAAAACTCAAGGAAGGCAAACACATaagagcaaaagcaacaacagcaaaagcagcatcaaaagcagcagcgactgcagcagcaacaacaactgcaacaacaacaacaaccaaagAGATCGAGACCACCtgaaaaagcaacaacaaaaccaaCGAACAACAAAACCTACAACAAAAGCCACATCAACAAACGGCAGAAGCGACGCCAACAGGAGCAGCGccgtcagcagcagcatcatcatcaaaaGCAGCAAAGTCAACGCCAGCGGCAACGTCAGCAGCTacaccaccaacaacaacagcagcaacaacaacaacaacagcaattgCTGCACACAATTAAACACGCTCTATTTGCTGCTGGTGCTCTTAATAGTTGGCCTCGCCCACCACTCAGCCACTGCCTCCCCTTACGAGAGCAGGCGTGATGCTCTTTTGGCCTACTATAAACGCGCACACCTTCAGCAGCAGAGTGTCGCCCGCGgggctgtcgctgtcgctacCTACGAGGGGGGACCGTCACAGTCCCAGGAGGAGTACCATTTACACGATGCCTCCGCTGTGGATTTTGATGAGCTAACGCCCACAGTCAGCGTTGTCTCTGCTCTGACTCGGGCAGAGCGTTTGCGTAAGCGAAGCCCCCTTCCAACAACGCTATCAACTGCCagcacaacaacaactgcttcggaagcagcagcaataacaACAGCAGAGTCCGCAGCGGAAgcatccagcagcagcagcagcagcaacagcaaaaagcCAGAAGAGAAATGCGATCCAAAAGTATTGGAAATGGTGCCCGATGAGCCG TTTTACGACTTCACCGACATTGCCGAGGATGCTGCACGCCAGTTTATTGAATTTCTATCGAATAAATTCCCAAATGCCAACACTCCGATTGCCATCGATGAGCCGACACGTGCGGAGGTGAGCCGTCGGGCCAACAGTATCGCCAGTTATGCCCTAAACGAGGACGAGAACCTACTGGCCTTTGCCATCGCCGCGCCGAGCATACACACGGTTGTCGTTAAATTCAGGGATAATGTCACG ATACCACCGGATCAGGTGCATAATAAGGCGTTTTTGGGCTCTTACTGGCGGGAATTGGG TGCCGCCTGGAACAGCAGCGACGGTACCCAGGAGTGGGGCGCCCCTTTTCGCGACTGCAACCTGTTGACGCGCCGCTGGCTGTGGCCCTTTCGCATATCATTCACAGAGCATAGAATCAA AATTGTGGCAGCTGCCTTTATTGCCGCCGATGAAGATGTGTGCAACGATGGGCTGGAGGAGGTGTTTGGCCGTCGTCACGG GTGTGATCGAAATACTACATTCTGCCTTCTCACGGAGAACAAACCGGCGGCCACGAGGGATGTGTACACGTGTCTCTGTCGGGAGTCCTTCTATTTGCCAAACTCGACGCTGCAGGGCTTCCGCGGCGATTTAGTGGAACTGTCCGAGGGCTACGACAACTACTCGTGCATACCGTGTCCGGGCGGTTGCACAAACTGCGATCAGCATGGGGTGTGCCTCAACTttcaggaggaggaggccctCAATATGGATGCCTGTCTGCGTCTGCTTGTGGCCATTGTCCTGGGCGCCTGTATCCTGTGCTGTGTGGTCCTGGGTGTGATTGTTTTCAGACAGAGGAAGAGCAAG GCCATTGCCTCGGGCATGTGGACTGTGCTGGAGACGATACTGCTGGGAATTGTTTTACTTTATGCATCT GTTGCCGTCCATTTCTTTCCCGCCTCCACCGAGCGCTGCCTGCTGGAGCCCTGGCTGCGGGAACTGGGATTCATCACCTGCTACGGCGCCATCATACTGAAGCTGTACCGCCACCTGGTAGATTTTCGGACACGGAAGGCCCATCGCTGGGTGCTGCGGGACGTGGATCTGCTCAAATATCTGGGCGCCATGGTGTTCGCGGTGGTGTGCTACATGTCCGCCTTCACGGCCTCGTCGCTGGATCTGCTGGAGAGCGCCCAGCTGGAGAGTCTACGCGAGGCGAGCACCAACACCTGCCATCCGCTCAAGTGGGAGCTGGTGACGCAGGCCAGCGAAATACTCATCCTGTGCTTCGGCCTGCACCTCTCCATAGCCAGTCGCAATGCCAACACTCAGTTCCGG GAACGACAATTTCTGGTGACCGCCCTCACGCTCGAGTTCCTTGTCTCGTCCAGCTTCTACTTTCTGCGCTTTGTCTACCTACCGGAAATGAGTCCCAGCGCCATACTGCTGGCCCTCTTCGTGCGCTCCCAGCTGACAAACAGCTTTGCCCTGGGTCTGATATTTGTGCCAAAATTGTGGTATCAGCACAAGCAG CAAAACATCAGACAAAATCATAACCAATGA